The Acinetobacter sp. GSS19 genome includes a region encoding these proteins:
- a CDS encoding MFS transporter codes for MSQFNHSEQQYHYGIRENLLQVGHQLLQVFLVGLTIGMFRTVVPALAEDEFGVAKGSFMMLTAFVVAFGFVKGTLNFVAGRWSERIGRRKVLIWGWLAAIPIPFMILYASSWGWIVTATILLGVNQGLCWSMTQTSKIDITRADERGLTMGLNEFSGYVGVALAGILTGYMALTWGPRLGLLIFGSVVISLALILAIFAVRETQEWAKAEAHQSLTQPQHLQLSKLPQNFPTHPTTVQMFRLMSWGDKRMAAFCQAGMIEKFVDALIWVFYPVFLYQRGLGLDAIGWIVGIYGFVWGGTQLLTGKLSDHIGRMKPIILGMWICGLGVAMMLIHEGMLWWSLSAGITGFGMALLYPNLGAAVADISHPNWRGSAIGIYRFWRDLGYGVGALGFGLVAHFTGVVTAGFWFVAIAMFLSGALVMLWGEETHPNLD; via the coding sequence ATGTCGCAATTCAATCACTCTGAACAACAATATCACTACGGAATTCGTGAAAACCTGCTTCAGGTCGGCCATCAGCTGTTACAGGTGTTTCTGGTCGGCCTGACGATTGGCATGTTCCGGACAGTGGTTCCTGCTTTGGCTGAAGATGAATTTGGTGTGGCTAAAGGATCATTCATGATGCTGACCGCATTTGTGGTCGCATTCGGTTTTGTAAAAGGCACGCTGAATTTTGTGGCCGGACGCTGGTCTGAGCGGATCGGACGTAGAAAGGTCCTGATTTGGGGTTGGCTGGCAGCCATTCCGATTCCCTTTATGATTCTGTATGCCTCTTCCTGGGGCTGGATTGTCACAGCTACAATTCTACTCGGTGTCAATCAGGGTCTATGCTGGTCGATGACACAAACCTCGAAAATAGACATCACCCGTGCCGATGAGCGTGGTCTGACCATGGGGTTGAATGAATTTTCCGGATATGTCGGGGTGGCTTTGGCAGGCATTCTGACCGGTTACATGGCGTTGACTTGGGGACCGCGTTTGGGCTTGCTGATTTTTGGTTCAGTGGTCATCTCACTGGCTCTCATCCTAGCTATCTTTGCTGTTCGGGAAACGCAGGAATGGGCCAAGGCAGAAGCACATCAAAGCCTGACCCAGCCCCAGCATTTACAACTGTCCAAATTACCGCAAAATTTTCCCACCCATCCAACCACAGTACAAATGTTTCGCCTGATGAGTTGGGGAGATAAGCGTATGGCAGCTTTCTGTCAGGCTGGGATGATCGAAAAATTCGTCGATGCCCTGATCTGGGTGTTTTATCCGGTATTTCTCTATCAGCGCGGACTGGGCCTAGATGCAATTGGTTGGATTGTCGGTATATATGGCTTTGTCTGGGGAGGGACACAATTACTGACCGGAAAACTGTCTGATCATATTGGCCGGATGAAACCGATTATCTTGGGCATGTGGATTTGTGGTCTGGGTGTGGCAATGATGTTGATCCATGAGGGAATGCTGTGGTGGTCATTAAGTGCCGGAATCACCGGTTTTGGTATGGCCCTGCTCTATCCGAATCTGGGGGCTGCCGTGGCAGATATTTCCCATCCTAACTGGCGAGGTTCAGCAATTGGCATTTATCGCTTCTGGCGTGACCTAGGCTATGGTGTCGGTGCGCTGGGTTTTGGGCTGGTGGCACATTTTACCGGTGTAGTCACGGCAGGCTTTTGGTTTGTTGCCATTGCGATGTTCCTGTCTGGAGCACTGGTGATGCTCTGGGGAGAGGAGACTCACCCAAATCTGGACTAA